Part of the Amblyomma americanum isolate KBUSLIRL-KWMA chromosome 7, ASM5285725v1, whole genome shotgun sequence genome, TGTGTGGTCCGCCTTGCAAACTGCTCTTTGCAGAGCCTATGTTGTTACTGACATTGCCTGCTGACTGCTTTGGGTAACATGCTGTCACTTGTTGGTGCGTTCTTTTATCTTCACTAGTTATGCATGTTCAGGGCATGCTTTGCCTAGTCCTGATAATCAGTCGCACAAATCTTTGTTCAGACAGGAGATGGAGCTAGTTGTTGGGGACACAGAGTAAAATGCACACATAGGCTGAAATGCTGAAGAAATGAGTCTGGTTCTCCCTTTTCTGTGTACTTGTGTGTGCAGTTTAAGTATGCTTTATGTCTATGTTGAAAAGCTGGGTATGCGTGAAAGCATTGCACACACTGATGCGTTGCCATCAGAGACTGTGATACCTACACTCTTCTTACAAGATAAACATGTGATAATCCTTTTTCACGTTGCATGTACGAGAAAGCACATTTTCTACAGTATGCGATGGTCTGCTGATCACAGGTGACCAGATCATGTCTTGTGTtgtgcaattttcattttccgctTTTTCATGGTTCGTGGAAGCTGTGTGAATAGAAGGTGGGATTTGTTATGGAGGTATACATGGCTTCGGATGAGCAGTCGATGGGCAATCATGTCTTGTTAGTGTTTGACGTGAAACCGTTTCCATGTTTGCCTTTTTTGTACAGATGTGTATATTTTGGTTTATGTCTGGTGCTGAATGACAAAGCTGAGGGGCTGGGGCATCTGCAATTGCACCCATGAAAATTGAGTATACAAGCACATGCAACTGTAAAATAAAAGATACAAATCCACTTCTGTCTTTTGTTTTATGTACACATTTTTATAAAAGAAATACTGCAGAGCAGTTGTACAGAAGTATCTTGCAAACACACAGTCATTAAGTTCGATGCACTGTCCCTAAAGGAATGACCGACGAGATTGGTCTCATTTCCAGGTGGCACAGCAGGTCAGGACAATGTTGCAGATAAGAGGTCTCACAAACTTAATGTGGCATTCAGATTAAAACAAAGCATAAGAGAACAGCATGATGCATGCTCACAAACTAAACTATTCCATTTCTTGTCATTCAATCAAAAAGACAATTGTACATATAAAAGATTGTGCACACCATACATCACATCACATTATACGTTGGCATGGAAATGATGGCCATAATAAAACACACAATTCTCATGACAGCAGGTGGCTATGATCACGATTTTAGACATGACAACAGGTGGCTATGATCACGATTTTTAACAGCTGGATTACATGCACAGCAGCTGATACAGGGATTctgctgctaaaaaaaaaaaaatggaggtttCAGTTTGTACACAGCAAAAAGTTGCTGGATCTTCAATGTTCACAGAGAACTCGGACTCTGCTGCATTTAAAATTGAGACATGACATGCGCAAGGAGACTGCTCCTGATTGTGCACATAGCATTCCCAAGGAAATCTTCAATCTCTCAGCCCACAAAATCGCCTCGTTGTAGCCTGGGCGTCTTTGCGTAGAGCATTAAATGTGCACTGCCTTGAACATCGGCAATGCTGTGGCTCATTGTCAGCGGCCTCTGGGAGCTCCTCTGCCACGGCGGCCACCTCTGGACATCCCGGGCGGCCCACCGGCATTTTTACCGCCTTTAGGGGGCGGCGACTTGGGCCTCAGGATTTCGATGCGCTCCGTGCAACCGGTAAGGTAATCATTTGGTCCTTTGTTGAAGTGCGCATTGTATGCCTCGCTGCTGAAGTTGCTGTTGGTCAACTCGGGGCCGATGGTCAACCAGCCCGGTCGGATGGTCACGTCCCTTCCGAAGACGTGCAGACGTCGCCTGCCCAGGCAGAAGTGCTCGATGATGTGGAAAATCTCTTCGGGCTTCTCGATTCCGCCGAATTCGGGCTCTTCCGAGATGATGAGATCGATGTCGATGTTGGCGTGGATGAAGTCGCCGTCTGTGCTGCGCCGCACGGTGCCCTTAATACCCATCAGACAGTGCTCCTTGGTCCGCTGGAACACGGCGCGAGGCTCCAGGTTCTTCAGGTGAACAGGGTTCTTGATGTTAGTCTTGATCCAGCAAATGTCCTCGCACCGGCGGAAGCCCCACTTGCGCAGGCACTGTCGGCCCAGGTCCAAGCCGTCCGAGGAACCGCACCAGAGGAAGAGGAAGGAACGCGACGCGGCAACTTCCTCAATTTCTAGCCGCATGATCTCTTCCCAGCTCCAAAACTTGGTGTGAGAAACGCCGCAGGTACGCTGGTACTCCTCGAGCGGGGGCTCAACCAGGATCACGTCAAACTTGCACTTCAAACTGCGGAAGTCGAACGCCTCGAGGTCGCACTTGAGGTACATGGGAGGCGTAGCGGTGTCGCGTATAAGCTCATCCTTTAGTCTGATGAGCTCCTTGAGCTTTGGGTACTCTTCGAAGCGATCGGCCAAACCGACGTCGCGAATGAAGTTCTGCGGCCGCTGGCCGGTGTCCACGAAGTGCTGGCAGTAATCGTTGTGAGGATTGGCACTCTGGGTACCTTTGAGAAACGTGCTAGAATCACGATACGTGTAAACTTTATCCTCACCGTAAGGGTCGTCGTCGGCAGAATGCGTCGGGGAACGCGACGCTTCGCTCTCGAGCTTGGCCACCTTGGAGTCTTTAGAAGAATCGGCTCCCTGTTGAGCACCTTTCGACTCGTCGTGAGCAAGCTGCTGCCTCTCGTTGGCATTGCCGAGAATTTGACTTAAGTTTCTCGCTGTACCGGCGCCGAGTTGCTGGGCCAAGAGTGCCCGCCTTTTCTGAGAACGTTCCTTTAGCGCCTGCCTAATCGTCAACTCCCCGCTCATGTTGACGTTAATG contains:
- the Mettl14 gene encoding methyltransferase like 14: MSGELTIRQALKERSQKRRALLAQQLGAGTARNLSQILGNANERQQLAHDESKGAQQGADSSKDSKVAKLESEASRSPTHSADDDPYGEDKVYTYRDSSTFLKGTQSANPHNDYCQHFVDTGQRPQNFIRDVGLADRFEEYPKLKELIRLKDELIRDTATPPMYLKCDLEAFDFRSLKCKFDVILVEPPLEEYQRTCGVSHTKFWSWEEIMRLEIEEVAASRSFLFLWCGSSDGLDLGRQCLRKWGFRRCEDICWIKTNIKNPVHLKNLEPRAVFQRTKEHCLMGIKGTVRRSTDGDFIHANIDIDLIISEEPEFGGIEKPEEIFHIIEHFCLGRRRLHVFGRDVTIRPGWLTIGPELTNSNFSSEAYNAHFNKGPNDYLTGCTERIEILRPKSPPPKGGKNAGGPPGMSRGGRRGRGAPRGR